Proteins encoded in a region of the Geobacillus genomosp. 3 genome:
- the nirD gene encoding nitrite reductase small subunit NirD — MAKVEIGRIDQLPKRLGKRVRVGNHELALFRTGDGRVYAVENRCPHKGGDLSQGIVSGEYVFCPLHDWKICLKDGRAQAPDEGCVKTYRVAVEDGSVYVEL; from the coding sequence ATGGCAAAAGTCGAAATCGGACGAATCGATCAACTGCCGAAACGGCTTGGAAAGCGCGTGCGCGTCGGCAATCACGAGCTTGCGTTGTTTCGGACGGGCGACGGCCGGGTGTATGCCGTTGAAAACCGCTGTCCACATAAAGGTGGTGATTTGTCGCAAGGCATTGTCAGCGGCGAGTATGTGTTTTGTCCGCTTCACGACTGGAAAATTTGCTTAAAAGACGGCCGGGCGCAGGCGCCGGATGAAGGGTGCGTCAAAACGTACCGCGTGGCGGTGGAGGACGGCTCGGTCTATGTTGAGCTGTAA
- a CDS encoding Na+/H+ antiporter NhaC family protein — protein MEPSWKALLPFLVVIPISIWTRQVIPGLFVGLLVGSYLMTPSLLGGLRTMLHYVVDNLMQTNNIRIIIFLYVFAGLVSMIKYTGGIKGFVHLVSKKVKSAKTAMLLTWISTMVTFSDPDFRIVTVAPIMKALRKRLGLSSQQIGFAIEVTSNPVVALIPIATAFVGYMVSVIDKALDTAGIGAEPYVVYVRSIPFNFFSYAIIAVGLYYSFFVYSRRKRAAVSEAQGMKPIRRWNERLAFEMAEEQRPDGSEPNEAQGEEGNAMQTCPRAYQKETPVKPWNLIVPLSVVLVLTLFLSWWDGHRGARTFWDAFLQSDALGAMLEALLFTVIIAVAFFLWQRFKLNDLLTHFVKGGNELMSVIVMLALIWALSAAAEDLGFSQYITSHVQGWIPPFFVAPILFLLGAVISYFIGSSWGTWGMLMPLGVTLASESGANILPVIGAVFASGTFGAFASPLSDNTVTLCTILDLPVMEYARTKLIPSLIAAGIAAVLFGATSFLLH, from the coding sequence ATGGAACCATCGTGGAAGGCGCTGTTGCCATTTTTAGTAGTCATCCCGATTTCAATTTGGACGCGGCAAGTGATCCCGGGGCTGTTTGTCGGACTTTTGGTCGGCAGCTATTTGATGACGCCGTCTTTGCTCGGCGGATTGCGAACGATGCTTCATTACGTTGTGGACAACTTAATGCAGACGAACAACATCCGCATTATCATCTTCTTGTACGTGTTCGCCGGCCTTGTCAGCATGATCAAATACACCGGCGGAATCAAAGGGTTCGTCCATCTCGTCAGCAAAAAAGTGAAGTCGGCGAAAACCGCCATGCTGCTGACGTGGATTTCAACGATGGTGACATTCAGCGACCCTGATTTTCGCATCGTCACTGTCGCGCCGATCATGAAGGCGCTGCGCAAACGGCTCGGGCTGTCGTCCCAGCAAATCGGGTTTGCCATCGAGGTGACTTCCAACCCGGTCGTTGCCTTGATTCCGATCGCTACTGCCTTTGTCGGCTATATGGTGTCGGTTATCGACAAGGCGCTTGATACGGCCGGCATCGGCGCGGAGCCGTACGTCGTGTATGTCCGAAGCATTCCGTTTAACTTTTTCTCGTACGCGATTATCGCTGTCGGGCTCTACTATAGTTTTTTCGTTTATTCGCGCCGAAAGCGGGCGGCGGTGAGCGAAGCGCAAGGAATGAAACCGATTCGGCGTTGGAACGAGCGATTGGCGTTTGAAATGGCGGAAGAGCAGCGGCCCGATGGCAGCGAGCCGAACGAAGCGCAAGGGGAAGAAGGGAACGCGATGCAAACATGCCCGCGCGCCTATCAGAAAGAAACGCCGGTGAAACCGTGGAATTTGATCGTTCCGCTTTCGGTCGTTCTTGTTTTGACGTTGTTTTTAAGCTGGTGGGACGGCCATCGCGGGGCGCGGACGTTTTGGGATGCTTTTTTGCAAAGCGATGCGCTCGGAGCGATGTTGGAGGCGCTGCTGTTTACTGTGATCATCGCTGTCGCCTTTTTCCTTTGGCAACGATTTAAATTGAATGATTTGTTGACCCATTTTGTGAAAGGCGGCAATGAGCTGATGTCGGTCATTGTCATGTTGGCGCTCATTTGGGCGCTGTCGGCGGCGGCGGAAGATTTAGGGTTTTCCCAATACATTACAAGCCATGTGCAAGGGTGGATTCCGCCGTTTTTTGTCGCTCCGATTTTGTTTTTGCTTGGTGCTGTAATTTCTTATTTCATCGGTTCGTCATGGGGAACGTGGGGGATGCTCATGCCGCTTGGTGTGACGCTCGCGAGCGAGTCAGGAGCGAACATTTTGCCGGTCATCGGCGCGGTGTTTGCGAGCGGGACGTTCGGGGCGTTCGCGTCGCCGCTTAGCGACAATACGGTCACGCTGTGCACCATTTTGGATCTGCCCGTGATGGAATACGCGCGCACGAAGTTGATTCCGTCCTTGATCGCCGCCGGCATTGCCGCTGTTTTGTTCGGCGCGACGTCGTTTCTTTTGCATTAA
- a CDS encoding MerR family transcriptional regulator, translating into MTAHPPEDQYKHKKVISIGVVSELTGLSQRQIRYYEERKLVFPDRSKGIRKYSFADVEQLMKIANQREEGVSTWEIRQEMTKELRERMLKGQMNAHFRRRS; encoded by the coding sequence ATGACTGCTCATCCGCCAGAAGATCAGTATAAACATAAAAAGGTCATTTCGATCGGAGTTGTCAGCGAACTGACCGGGCTGTCGCAGCGGCAAATCCGCTATTACGAGGAACGGAAGCTCGTGTTCCCTGACCGTTCGAAAGGCATTCGCAAATATTCGTTCGCCGATGTGGAGCAGTTGATGAAAATCGCCAATCAGCGCGAGGAAGGGGTATCGACGTGGGAAATCCGCCAAGAGATGACAAAAGAGCTGCGCGAGCGGATGTTAAAAGGGCAAATGAACGCCCATTTTCGGAGGCGTTCCTAA
- a CDS encoding YkoP family protein produces MKEKAVQCLLAMWGAVDPIYYACSRLEYAGEEADGRRSIFRVRPLQYKGETIRLSDGTMIEANDWLLKIHLHNVRLVRELLHYKSDIKKGRYIFEQVKTGLPYVAYHLYHHEQSARMKGIIGITMLNKGCERLGFEIVDISNPLYRWFKTASLLPLMAVAKSCVSPFSRPPKYLLMSKEKLFSLYGYHLIH; encoded by the coding sequence ATGAAAGAGAAAGCGGTACAATGTTTGTTGGCGATGTGGGGGGCTGTCGATCCTATTTATTACGCTTGTTCGCGGCTGGAATATGCCGGCGAGGAGGCGGACGGGCGCCGGTCGATTTTTCGTGTTCGTCCGCTTCAGTATAAAGGAGAAACCATTCGGCTTTCGGATGGAACGATGATTGAAGCGAACGACTGGCTGTTGAAAATTCATCTCCACAACGTCCGCCTCGTTCGGGAATTGCTTCATTACAAGAGCGACATTAAAAAAGGACGGTATATTTTTGAACAAGTGAAAACCGGGCTGCCGTATGTCGCTTACCATCTTTATCATCATGAACAATCGGCGCGCATGAAAGGAATTATTGGCATTACGATGTTGAACAAAGGCTGTGAGCGGCTCGGATTTGAAATAGTAGATATTTCCAATCCGCTATATCGTTGGTTCAAAACAGCCTCGCTGCTGCCGCTCATGGCGGTGGCAAAGTCTTGCGTGTCACCGTTTAGCCGTCCGCCGAAATATTTGTTGATGTCGAAGGAAAAATTGTTTTCATTGTACGGTTACCATCTCATCCACTAA
- a CDS encoding nitrate/nitrite transporter translates to MRKKSFWRVGHAPTLLSSFLYFDISFMIWNLLGALGVFVAESFALTPAEKGMMVAIPVLGGALLRVPMGLLADRWGGKRAGLLGMAVTAAPLVWGWRFADQMSDVYALGFLLGVGGASFAVALPLASRWYPKEYQGLAMGIAGAGNSGTVLATLFGPRLAEIYGWNAVFGLALVPLMVVFLLFAWLARECPTAVKPVSLREYRAVLRRKEAWLFCFFYSLSFGGFVGLTGYLGIFFFDEYEVSKVTAGDFVTAVVFAGSFIRPIGGYIADRIGGMRLLSLLFVAGAVLLVCIGALPPLFVVFGLMLVLFLCFGAANGALFQVVPTWFPKEVGLLTGIVGAAGGLGGFLLPNVLGMMKQWTGSSAYGFWLCALIVGAAALTSHRLHMRAASAVRREQQAAEQSG, encoded by the coding sequence ATGAGGAAGAAATCGTTTTGGCGTGTGGGGCATGCGCCGACGCTTTTGTCGTCGTTTTTGTACTTTGATATCAGCTTTATGATTTGGAACTTGCTTGGCGCGCTTGGTGTATTTGTCGCCGAGTCGTTTGCGCTCACACCGGCGGAAAAAGGGATGATGGTCGCCATTCCGGTGCTCGGCGGGGCGCTGCTTCGCGTTCCGATGGGGCTGCTTGCCGACCGCTGGGGCGGGAAGCGGGCCGGCCTGCTCGGCATGGCGGTGACGGCGGCGCCGCTTGTATGGGGGTGGCGGTTCGCTGACCAGATGTCCGATGTGTATGCGCTTGGATTTTTACTGGGAGTGGGCGGGGCGAGCTTTGCGGTTGCGCTGCCGCTCGCGAGCCGCTGGTATCCGAAAGAATATCAAGGGCTCGCCATGGGGATCGCGGGGGCCGGCAACAGCGGCACGGTGCTGGCGACGCTGTTTGGCCCGCGCCTGGCGGAGATATATGGTTGGAACGCGGTGTTCGGGTTGGCGCTCGTACCGCTTATGGTTGTCTTTCTTCTGTTTGCCTGGCTGGCGCGGGAATGCCCGACAGCGGTGAAGCCTGTTTCGTTGCGTGAATACCGGGCCGTCCTCCGTCGGAAGGAGGCATGGTTGTTTTGTTTCTTCTACAGCTTGTCATTCGGCGGATTTGTCGGACTGACGGGCTACCTTGGCATTTTCTTCTTTGATGAATACGAAGTGAGCAAAGTGACAGCCGGCGATTTCGTCACCGCCGTTGTGTTCGCGGGCAGTTTCATCCGCCCGATCGGTGGCTATATCGCTGACCGGATCGGGGGGATGCGGCTTCTTTCCTTGTTGTTTGTTGCTGGTGCGGTTTTGCTCGTTTGCATCGGCGCACTGCCTCCTCTTTTTGTCGTGTTTGGCTTGATGCTTGTTCTCTTCCTTTGTTTTGGCGCGGCAAATGGCGCGTTGTTTCAAGTTGTTCCAACATGGTTTCCGAAAGAGGTCGGCTTGTTGACGGGCATCGTCGGGGCGGCCGGCGGGTTGGGCGGGTTTTTGCTTCCGAACGTGCTCGGGATGATGAAGCAGTGGACCGGCTCTTCGGCGTATGGATTTTGGCTGTGCGCACTCATCGTTGGCGCCGCCGCGTTGACATCGCATCGTTTGCACATGCGGGCGGCGTCTGCGGTCCGCCGTGAGCAGCAGGCGGCGGAACAGTCCGGATGA
- a CDS encoding metallophosphoesterase, producing MTFVFIILSFFLLLAFGLRKAHRNTYEAVLHKVQVGSSEDGIGAIRILQLSDLHLEKLSISPDDVYEKLKGEPIDLIALTGDFLDREESIAKLGPYLTALQKLNPAYGMYAVFGNHDYVLQGEPLERLKATLEAHGCVVLQNETKTITVNGQTVNVIGIDDFYTGRSDIEKAYAGVKDGLNLVLTHDPDIVPHMKHYHFDYLLSGHFHGGQIHWPKPYHLAKMSKTLTERNMIKGYHEWDGKPFYINEGLGQTGVNIRIGSKPEVTLHLLSLPSVTQSETVKAV from the coding sequence ATGACGTTTGTTTTCATCATTCTATCATTCTTTTTGTTGTTAGCTTTCGGTCTGCGAAAAGCACACCGCAACACGTATGAAGCGGTTTTGCATAAAGTTCAGGTCGGCAGCTCGGAGGATGGGATCGGTGCCATCCGCATTTTGCAGCTGTCTGATCTTCATTTGGAAAAGTTGTCCATTTCCCCGGACGATGTGTATGAAAAGCTAAAAGGGGAGCCGATCGATTTGATCGCCTTGACGGGTGATTTTTTGGACCGCGAGGAGAGTATTGCCAAACTCGGTCCGTATTTGACGGCGTTGCAAAAACTCAACCCGGCATACGGAATGTATGCGGTGTTTGGCAATCATGACTACGTGCTGCAAGGCGAGCCGCTCGAGCGCCTAAAAGCGACGCTGGAGGCACATGGCTGTGTCGTCTTGCAAAACGAGACGAAGACGATTACGGTCAACGGCCAAACGGTTAATGTAATCGGCATCGATGACTTTTACACAGGGCGCAGCGATATCGAAAAGGCGTATGCGGGCGTTAAAGACGGCCTCAATCTCGTGTTGACGCACGACCCGGATATTGTGCCGCATATGAAACACTACCATTTTGACTACTTGTTGTCCGGCCACTTCCACGGCGGACAAATTCATTGGCCGAAGCCGTATCATTTGGCGAAAATGAGCAAAACACTCACCGAGCGGAACATGATTAAAGGCTATCACGAATGGGACGGGAAACCGTTTTACATTAACGAAGGGCTCGGGCAAACCGGGGTGAACATCCGAATCGGCTCGAAGCCGGAAGTGACGCTCCACTTGTTGTCGCTGCCGTCTGTAACGCAAAGCGAAACAGTCAAAGCTGTCTAA
- a CDS encoding Fur-regulated basic protein FbpA: MGTWMRNAVRKKKQFYIERLVQSGLAANREQLEGWTMAELRREYEQFHPARTTEGGSRYGQTSARTGETHH, translated from the coding sequence ATGGGAACATGGATGCGAAATGCTGTACGGAAGAAAAAGCAATTTTACATCGAGCGTCTCGTGCAGTCCGGCCTCGCCGCCAACCGCGAGCAACTCGAAGGATGGACGATGGCCGAATTGCGCCGCGAATATGAGCAGTTCCATCCCGCCCGCACGACGGAAGGAGGGTCCCGATATGGACAAACAAGCGCTCGAACTGGCGAAACGCATCATTGA
- a CDS encoding MGDG synthase family glycosyltransferase — protein MKTVLFLPLLQLPSGHHRAAEALAEGLRSIDRAVACEKIELLSSRLGAKEQWVSRLYLRCIRHVPRAYSVLYHRSVLRPSPKPPAFPPYEWLFADHLKQLIRRLKPALIVCTHAFPSYLLDLLKQRGDIDVPVVNVYTDYVVHNLWGKTAIDVHFVGHPAMKAALEEKGVAGERIAVTGIPVHPAFVAHPSAPPAARSRPVGLISGGSLGLGDWERLLSKIAPDDPIDYYVLCGTNRQLYERLKRKNHPRLLPLRYISSPAAMSHLYDEVDFVLTKPGGVTLSECLRKRKPAFIYAMLPGQEEMNFRLLRADGLVFDFRHWRSLPSLSESIFSILRSPELARCLAKMDEYHRALSLADPALALYEQFLAAVPVR, from the coding sequence ATGAAAACCGTGCTTTTTCTCCCGCTTCTTCAGCTTCCGTCCGGCCACCATCGGGCCGCTGAGGCGCTGGCGGAAGGGCTGCGGTCGATCGACCGCGCCGTGGCGTGCGAAAAAATCGAATTGCTTTCCTCGCGGCTCGGCGCCAAGGAACAGTGGGTGTCCCGCCTTTATTTGCGCTGCATTCGCCACGTGCCGCGGGCGTATAGCGTCCTGTATCACCGCTCCGTTTTGCGTCCAAGCCCAAAACCGCCGGCCTTCCCGCCTTACGAGTGGCTGTTTGCCGATCATCTGAAGCAGCTCATCCGCCGCCTTAAGCCGGCGCTCATCGTTTGTACACATGCGTTTCCATCGTATTTGCTCGATCTTCTGAAGCAGCGCGGAGACATCGACGTTCCGGTCGTCAACGTGTATACGGATTATGTTGTCCATAACTTATGGGGGAAAACCGCCATCGACGTTCATTTTGTCGGCCATCCGGCCATGAAGGCAGCCCTCGAGGAAAAAGGGGTTGCCGGCGAGCGAATCGCCGTCACCGGCATTCCCGTTCATCCGGCATTTGTCGCCCATCCATCGGCGCCGCCGGCTGCGCGCTCCCGGCCTGTCGGACTCATTAGCGGCGGCAGCCTGGGCCTTGGTGATTGGGAACGGCTCTTAAGCAAAATCGCGCCGGATGATCCGATCGACTATTATGTGTTATGCGGCACAAACAGACAGCTGTATGAGCGGTTAAAGAGGAAAAACCATCCGCGCCTTCTCCCGCTCCGTTATATTTCATCGCCCGCGGCAATGAGCCATCTTTATGACGAAGTCGATTTTGTGCTCACAAAACCGGGCGGCGTCACCTTAAGCGAATGCCTGCGCAAGCGAAAGCCGGCGTTCATTTATGCCATGCTGCCGGGGCAAGAGGAAATGAACTTCCGCCTTTTGCGCGCCGACGGGCTCGTTTTCGATTTTCGCCATTGGCGGTCGCTGCCGTCGCTGTCAGAATCCATTTTCTCCATCCTCCGTTCACCGGAGCTTGCCCGCTGCCTCGCCAAGATGGACGAATACCACCGCGCCCTTTCGCTCGCCGACCCGGCGCTTGCCCTGTACGAGCAGTTTTTAGCGGCCGTGCCGGTTCGTTGA
- the nasC gene encoding assimilatory nitrate reductase catalytic subunit NasC: MMMTDELLRYFRAKEKEWASETAAATQCPFCSVQCTLQLVEERIVERRRCKAIPTDNPTSNSRLCLKGINAHQHALHPERLLVPLAKVGGRFVRVSWEDALSLIAEQIHSIQQEKGIDAFAVYGGGSLTNEEAYLLGKFARVALKTRHIDYNGRFCMSAAAAAMNDAFGLDRGLTNPLSDIPLAQTIILAGTNIAECQPTLMPYVYEAKKNGAFMIVIDPRETKTAALADLHLPLKPGTDAALAVGIGKALLEEGYIDEAFVRERTIGFAEWKQHMEAVDMDEIARVTDVPAETIRLAARKYGEATEAIVLTARGLEQQADGYAAVRQWINVVLATGKIGRPGSGFGSITGQGNGQGGREHGQKADQLPGYRSIEHPEHRRYVASVWGVAPDELPGKGVSAYEMMQKIDAGEITGLFVMGSNPVVSSPNAAFAARALQKLKFLVVADMFVSETAELADLVLPVSSYLEDEGTVTNVEGRVCFRPAARKCPGEVKHDWEILCEIARKLGKGRFFPFTSAEEIFNELRLASRGGKADYSGVTYKRLRRERLYWPCPDVSHPGTPRLFTDRFAHSDGKARFAVLPFQPDKEETDEWYPLYLTTGRVLAHYLSGTQTRRSPALAARQPEAIVEIHPRTAKRYGIGPGMLVRVETRRGTAVVRSCYNDQIREDTIFVPFHWSGLQQINNVTSDELDPHCGMPAFKRCAARVRPVVDLGRN, from the coding sequence ATGATGATGACGGATGAGTTGTTGCGCTACTTTCGGGCCAAGGAGAAAGAGTGGGCGTCGGAGACGGCCGCCGCGACGCAATGTCCGTTTTGCAGCGTACAGTGCACGCTTCAGCTGGTGGAAGAGCGGATTGTGGAACGGCGCCGCTGCAAGGCGATTCCGACCGACAACCCGACGTCCAACAGCCGCCTTTGTTTAAAGGGGATAAACGCTCACCAGCACGCTTTGCATCCCGAGCGGCTGTTGGTTCCGCTTGCCAAAGTGGGCGGCCGGTTTGTGCGGGTCAGCTGGGAAGACGCGCTTTCGCTCATTGCCGAACAGATCCATTCCATTCAACAGGAAAAGGGAATCGATGCGTTTGCCGTTTACGGCGGCGGCTCCTTGACGAACGAGGAAGCGTATTTGCTTGGCAAATTCGCCCGCGTGGCGCTTAAGACGCGGCACATCGACTACAACGGCCGCTTTTGCATGTCGGCGGCCGCGGCCGCGATGAACGACGCGTTCGGCCTTGACCGCGGGTTGACGAATCCGCTCTCGGATATTCCGCTCGCTCAGACGATCATTTTGGCTGGGACCAATATCGCCGAATGCCAGCCGACGTTGATGCCGTATGTTTACGAGGCGAAGAAAAACGGGGCTTTTATGATTGTGATCGATCCGCGCGAAACGAAAACGGCGGCGTTGGCCGATCTGCATCTGCCGCTCAAACCGGGAACGGATGCGGCGTTGGCCGTCGGCATCGGAAAAGCGTTGCTCGAAGAAGGGTATATCGATGAAGCGTTCGTGCGCGAGCGGACGATTGGGTTTGCCGAATGGAAACAGCACATGGAAGCGGTGGACATGGACGAGATCGCCCGGGTGACCGACGTGCCGGCCGAGACGATCCGCCTGGCGGCGCGAAAGTATGGGGAGGCAACGGAAGCGATCGTGCTCACTGCACGCGGCCTGGAGCAGCAAGCGGACGGCTATGCGGCGGTCAGGCAGTGGATCAATGTCGTGTTGGCGACGGGCAAAATCGGCCGGCCCGGTTCGGGGTTTGGGTCGATCACCGGGCAAGGGAATGGGCAAGGCGGACGCGAGCATGGACAAAAAGCCGATCAGCTCCCGGGCTACCGAAGCATTGAGCATCCGGAACACCGCCGGTATGTGGCGAGCGTATGGGGCGTTGCGCCGGATGAGCTGCCGGGAAAGGGAGTGTCAGCATATGAAATGATGCAAAAAATCGATGCCGGCGAGATTACCGGGCTGTTTGTCATGGGATCGAATCCTGTCGTCTCGAGTCCCAACGCCGCGTTTGCCGCCAGAGCGCTCCAGAAGCTGAAGTTTCTTGTCGTGGCAGATATGTTTGTATCAGAAACAGCCGAGCTGGCCGATCTCGTCTTGCCTGTTTCGTCGTATTTGGAAGATGAAGGCACGGTGACAAACGTCGAAGGGCGGGTCTGTTTTCGGCCGGCGGCGCGGAAATGTCCGGGGGAGGTGAAGCATGATTGGGAAATTTTGTGTGAGATCGCCCGCAAGCTTGGCAAGGGCCGCTTCTTTCCGTTCACGTCAGCCGAGGAGATTTTCAATGAACTGCGGTTGGCGAGCCGCGGCGGCAAAGCGGACTATTCTGGCGTGACGTATAAGCGTCTGCGCCGCGAACGCCTCTACTGGCCGTGTCCAGACGTCTCGCACCCCGGCACCCCAAGGTTATTTACGGACCGATTCGCCCATTCGGATGGGAAGGCGCGGTTTGCGGTTTTGCCGTTTCAGCCAGACAAAGAGGAGACGGATGAATGGTATCCGCTTTACTTAACGACAGGGCGGGTGCTCGCTCATTATTTGAGCGGAACGCAGACGCGGCGCAGTCCGGCGCTGGCGGCGCGGCAGCCGGAGGCGATCGTTGAGATCCACCCGAGGACGGCGAAGCGGTACGGGATCGGCCCAGGGATGCTTGTGCGCGTTGAAACGCGGCGGGGGACGGCGGTCGTTCGCAGCTGCTATAACGACCAAATTCGCGAGGATACGATTTTTGTCCCGTTCCATTGGAGCGGCCTGCAACAAATTAACAACGTCACATCCGATGAGCTGGATCCGCATTGCGGAATGCCGGCGTTTAAGCGGTGTGCGGCTCGGGTGCGGCCGGTGGTCGATTTGGGGAGAAATTGA
- the nirB gene encoding nitrite reductase large subunit NirB, which translates to MKRKLVLVGNGMAGVRCIEEIVKLDREAFEITIFGSEPHPNYNRILLSTVLQGDTSIEEMTLNSWEWYEQNGIRLFAGETVTDIDHEERVVRTDRGRVVEYDELILATGSNPFILPVPGADLPGVTAFRNIQDCERMIEYAKAYKKAAVIGGGLLGLEAARGLLNLGMDVDVIHIFDYLMERQLDPTASKLLQRELEKQGMNFLLRKETAELFGDGRVEGVRFKDGTEIAADLVVMAVGIRPNVDLARRSGIAVNRGIVVNDYLETSVPHVYAVGECAEHRGVVYGLVAPLYEQGKVLAEAICGRKGKPYEGSVVSTQLKVSGVDVFSAGEFMDVEGTESIKLYDEARSVYKKVVVREGKIVGAVLFGDTKEGRKLLAMIERGDSLEALSLSLFAPASSGGKGSLVAAMADADVVCGCNGVTKGAICQAIAEYGLKTVAEVRDYTNASRSCGGCKGLVAELLEHMLGEEANRYAVKETICGCTDLSREEVLEAIKEKRLMTVKEVMSVLGWKNEEGCSKCRPALNYYLGMLYPGEYEEEAESLFVNERLHANIQADGTYSVVPRMYGGVTTAEQLRNIADVAEKYNVPMIKLTGGQRIDLLGVKKEDLPRIWADLGMPSGYAYAKALRTVKTCVGKQFCRFGTQDSTALGIRMEQTFERLKTPHKVKMAVSACPRNCAESGMKDVGVVGVEGGWEIYVGGNGGTHLRAADLLCTVKTEEEVIEMTGAFLQYYRESAHYLERTSKWVERVGLEHIREVLFDVETRRALLERLHKALAATKDPWREIVENERLQQTLFRDIGDKEPVPAK; encoded by the coding sequence ATGAAACGAAAACTCGTGTTAGTCGGCAACGGCATGGCGGGAGTTCGTTGCATCGAAGAGATCGTAAAACTTGACCGCGAGGCGTTTGAGATTACGATTTTTGGCAGCGAGCCGCACCCGAACTATAACCGGATTTTGTTGTCAACGGTGCTGCAAGGGGATACGTCCATTGAGGAGATGACCTTGAACAGTTGGGAATGGTACGAACAAAACGGCATTCGGCTGTTTGCCGGCGAAACGGTGACGGACATTGATCACGAAGAGCGGGTCGTCCGGACCGACCGCGGGCGGGTGGTCGAATATGATGAACTTATTTTGGCGACTGGATCGAACCCGTTTATTTTGCCGGTGCCGGGGGCGGATTTGCCCGGGGTGACGGCGTTTCGCAACATCCAAGATTGCGAGCGGATGATCGAATATGCGAAGGCGTACAAAAAAGCGGCGGTCATCGGCGGCGGCTTGCTTGGTTTAGAGGCGGCGCGCGGCCTGCTCAACTTAGGGATGGACGTTGATGTCATCCACATTTTTGACTATTTAATGGAGCGTCAGCTGGACCCGACTGCTTCGAAGCTGCTGCAGCGGGAATTGGAGAAACAAGGGATGAACTTTTTGCTTCGGAAAGAGACGGCCGAACTGTTCGGCGACGGCCGCGTGGAAGGGGTTCGGTTTAAAGACGGAACTGAAATCGCCGCCGACTTGGTGGTGATGGCGGTCGGCATTCGTCCGAATGTTGATTTAGCGCGGAGAAGCGGAATTGCGGTGAATCGAGGGATCGTTGTCAATGACTACTTGGAAACGAGCGTGCCGCACGTTTACGCGGTCGGCGAATGCGCGGAACATCGCGGGGTTGTGTACGGACTCGTCGCGCCGCTTTATGAGCAGGGGAAAGTGTTGGCAGAAGCGATTTGCGGCCGGAAAGGGAAGCCGTATGAAGGGTCGGTTGTCTCGACCCAGCTGAAAGTGTCCGGCGTCGATGTGTTTTCGGCCGGTGAGTTTATGGATGTTGAGGGAACGGAATCGATCAAGTTGTATGATGAAGCCCGCTCGGTGTACAAGAAAGTCGTCGTTCGCGAAGGGAAAATCGTCGGTGCAGTGCTGTTTGGCGATACGAAGGAAGGAAGAAAACTGCTGGCTATGATCGAGCGCGGCGACTCGCTCGAAGCGCTCTCGCTGTCGCTGTTTGCGCCGGCTTCATCGGGAGGAAAAGGAAGCCTTGTAGCGGCGATGGCCGATGCCGATGTCGTTTGCGGCTGCAACGGGGTGACAAAAGGGGCGATTTGCCAAGCGATTGCCGAATATGGACTGAAAACGGTCGCCGAGGTGCGCGACTATACGAACGCGTCCCGTTCGTGCGGCGGCTGCAAAGGACTTGTCGCCGAGCTGCTCGAGCATATGCTCGGGGAAGAAGCGAATCGGTATGCGGTGAAGGAAACGATTTGCGGCTGCACGGACTTAAGCCGTGAGGAAGTGCTCGAGGCCATTAAAGAAAAACGGCTGATGACGGTCAAAGAAGTCATGAGCGTATTGGGATGGAAAAACGAGGAAGGGTGTTCGAAGTGTCGTCCGGCGCTCAACTATTATTTGGGTATGTTGTATCCGGGCGAATATGAAGAGGAAGCGGAATCGCTGTTTGTCAATGAGCGGCTGCACGCCAACATCCAGGCGGATGGCACGTACTCCGTTGTGCCGCGCATGTACGGCGGGGTGACGACGGCCGAGCAGCTGCGGAACATCGCTGATGTCGCCGAAAAATACAACGTGCCGATGATCAAGCTCACAGGCGGGCAGCGCATTGACTTGCTTGGGGTGAAAAAAGAAGATTTGCCGCGCATTTGGGCCGATCTCGGCATGCCGTCCGGCTACGCCTACGCCAAGGCGCTCAGAACGGTGAAAACGTGCGTCGGCAAACAGTTTTGCCGTTTCGGCACGCAAGATTCGACCGCGCTTGGCATCCGGATGGAACAAACATTTGAGCGCCTGAAAACGCCGCATAAAGTGAAAATGGCTGTGTCCGCCTGCCCGCGCAACTGCGCGGAATCGGGCATGAAAGACGTCGGGGTTGTCGGTGTCGAAGGCGGCTGGGAGATTTATGTCGGCGGCAACGGCGGCACCCATTTGCGTGCGGCCGACTTGCTTTGCACGGTCAAGACGGAAGAGGAAGTGATCGAGATGACCGGCGCTTTTTTGCAATATTACCGCGAATCGGCGCATTATTTGGAACGGACGTCCAAATGGGTCGAACGCGTCGGGCTTGAGCATATCCGCGAAGTGCTGTTTGACGTGGAAACGCGCCGCGCGCTGCTTGAACGGCTTCACAAAGCGCTTGCGGCGACCAAAGACCCGTGGCGGGAAATCGTCGAAAACGAGAGACTGCAACAAACGTTGTTCCGCGATATCGGCGACAAAGAGCCGGTGCCGGCGAAGTGA